A genomic stretch from Sphingobacterium sp. ML3W includes:
- the hutH gene encoding histidine ammonia-lyase gives MEKFLYGSGHLTSSIALAIAKGEVKGEISAEVKAAIDQSAAYVRQIVERGQVVYGINTGFGPLCTTLIDADQTQVLQENILKSHAVGMGEPIANDLAKVMLILKVHALAKGFSGVQYSTLERIIWHIEQDVIPVVPKQGSVGASGDLAPLSHLFLPLIGLGKVNVKGEIYTTADILAQHGLKPVQLGAKEGLALINGTQFMAAHGVKAVSEFNRVLQNADIIAALMIEGLNGSIKPFFSELHQLRPHAGNRYVASNIHSLLYGSAILESHKDCSRVQDPYSLRCIPQVHGASRNAWLHLKDTIEVEINSVTDNPVIINDELTISGGSFHGQSIALPLDYATLAVSEIGNISDRRVYLSLEGQTNGVPKLLMKSTGLNSGFMILQYSTAAIASENKGLCFPASADSIPTSLGQEDHVSMGSISGRKLLQVIDNVDKILSIELLCAAQAKDYHHPLRSTPALEAVHERIRQFIPHIESDQPMEALLTNALELVKSGELITLRQQTNPQQDVETALVERFDTF, from the coding sequence ATGGAAAAATTTTTATACGGTAGTGGACATTTAACCAGTTCCATTGCCTTGGCAATAGCAAAAGGGGAGGTTAAAGGGGAGATCTCAGCAGAAGTGAAGGCAGCTATCGATCAGAGTGCAGCCTATGTACGCCAGATTGTCGAACGGGGACAGGTGGTTTATGGTATCAATACCGGCTTTGGTCCGCTTTGTACGACACTGATTGATGCAGATCAGACGCAGGTGCTGCAGGAGAATATCCTGAAGAGCCATGCTGTAGGGATGGGCGAGCCCATTGCAAATGATTTGGCCAAAGTGATGCTTATATTGAAAGTTCATGCATTGGCCAAGGGCTTTTCGGGTGTTCAGTACAGTACATTGGAACGTATAATATGGCATATCGAGCAGGATGTTATTCCTGTTGTACCCAAACAAGGTTCAGTTGGTGCTTCGGGGGACCTGGCACCATTGTCCCATCTTTTCCTACCCCTGATTGGGCTTGGCAAAGTGAATGTCAAGGGTGAGATTTATACAACGGCGGATATTTTAGCGCAACATGGTCTTAAGCCTGTTCAATTAGGTGCTAAGGAGGGATTGGCCTTGATCAATGGGACACAGTTTATGGCTGCTCATGGTGTGAAAGCTGTTAGCGAGTTCAACAGAGTACTTCAAAATGCGGATATTATTGCTGCGTTGATGATCGAAGGGCTGAATGGATCCATTAAACCTTTCTTTTCCGAATTACATCAACTGCGTCCACATGCTGGCAATCGCTATGTTGCTTCAAATATCCATTCCTTACTTTATGGGTCAGCTATTTTAGAAAGTCATAAAGATTGTTCGCGTGTTCAGGATCCGTATTCTTTACGTTGTATCCCACAGGTGCATGGCGCTTCACGTAATGCATGGCTTCACTTAAAGGACACGATCGAGGTTGAAATCAACTCGGTAACAGATAATCCTGTTATTATAAACGATGAATTAACGATCAGTGGCGGCAGTTTCCATGGACAGTCCATTGCTTTGCCTTTGGATTATGCGACACTTGCCGTATCGGAAATAGGTAATATATCAGATCGGAGGGTGTATTTATCCCTGGAGGGGCAAACCAATGGGGTGCCTAAGTTGTTGATGAAATCGACAGGACTTAATTCTGGTTTTATGATTCTCCAATATAGTACGGCTGCTATTGCAAGTGAGAATAAGGGTTTGTGTTTTCCAGCAAGTGCGGATAGTATCCCAACATCACTGGGACAAGAAGATCATGTGAGTATGGGTTCCATTTCGGGTAGAAAGTTACTACAGGTGATCGACAATGTGGATAAAATACTAAGTATTGAATTGTTATGCGCAGCACAGGCGAAGGATTATCATCACCCGCTGCGGTCTACTCCGGCATTGGAAGCGGTTCATGAACGCATACGGCAGTTTATTCCACATATTGAATCCGATCAGCCAATGGAAGCTTTGTTAACGAATGCATTGGAATTGGTCAAATCGGGTGAACTGATTACCCTACGTCAGCAGACTAATCCGCAGCAAGATGTTGAGACCGCGTTGGTAGAACGTTTTGATACATTTTAG